The nucleotide sequence CACCAGGTCCCGTAGGAGTCTGTTTCCTCTCCGGTTCAGCTGTCAGCATGCAGGACAGCAGCCAGGCAGCCTCTCCAGGTCGTCCAGTCAGTCGCCTCGGCCAGGGGGCTTATTATTTACAAGGACATGGTGGTGACGATGGGTGATGATGCTGAAGGGGACAGATCGGTGAGTTTATCTActtgtgtgtgcaggtgtgtctATAAACGTAGTTGTAGCTGATGAGGGGCTACTCGGCCAGGCAGTCACCCCAGAGGGAGTCATACAAAGGGGGTCATGACGGTGGAGGAGTGGCGCAGTCCCTGGATGGCAGCGTAGGGGCCCTGCTGGAAGTAGTGGTGGTAGCGGGGCATgtggaaggaggggaaggagggccCGCTGCCCTGCATGGTACCCGCCAGGGCTGAGTGCGTCAGGGGCATGCCCAGCCGGCTGTAGGGGGGCAGGGAGCCCTGCATGGGGTGGGGCAAGGGGTTGGCCATGGAGGTGCTGCTGGAGCCCAtggcagagagggactgggggtGCTGGAAGCCTGAGAAACCAGAGGTGGCGGTGACCCAGGAGCTCAGGGAGAGGTTGTCAGAGGCGGTGAACGCAGAACCttagaaagagatggagaaatgcTGTTAGAGAGACCTCTTTCTATAATACTGTCATTGATGTTGCACTACATTGACTCAGCAGCATTCTATTGGTCCATTTATGTGAATGACGGTTGTTTGAATTATTTAGTAAAATAACgtagtagtagtaacactgaACGACCCTCATTTGGCTCATTAGCATGATGTGCATCTTGTGAAATGTGTGTGATGACATCCTCAGTGTGTGACCAACTCTCTTACCCCTGTGTGTGGCATGGCTGTCATCCCCCAGTGTCTCCTCCTCACCTGCGTAGGTGCGTATTGGTGACCGTGCGTACGAGTGCTTGTGGATCAAACTCTCAACACTTTCCCTGCAGCAAAAACCAAAGAGAAAGGCCCAAAATATATCTCTATGTTCACTCTTAAACATATTGGTACATTCACATCAAAATATGGAAATATCATTTTCTAATATAAAATGTACATTCAGTCCAATTTAAACTGTATCTACATTCACACCAATACCCCAAAACAACTCACCAAGATATATCATGTCTTTGCAGTAACCTATAACCCAAATTATATCTTTTATAGTtacactggtgacagacaatgctgaatgtacagtatgtagacaATATATAAACAATATATCAGCACATACAATAAAACTGCACACAGTCAATATATCTGTATACATTTGGTATGTAAAAATAACGAGCCCATAACATTTTAGTTATAAAGGCAAATGTACGGTCTATAAAATCCCAGTGCAACAAAATCACTCATAATGTAGATAAAGATAGAAAATCCCAGAAAACACAACAACATGTTTCAATCCTTTTGATACCTCTTTGGAGCATAAAAGCAAAGATCCTTATTTTCTAAGTATTAAAGTACAGAAttaaagcagtgtgtgtgtcttagtCCTAGTGTGTGTACTCTAACAAAAAAGTGCATTAGTTCCTGCGAGTCTTGTCAGACAGCGTCTCAgtgacacagagagggacagatatggtggtggtggaggaggaagggtcGTTTGGACAGGAGTGGTCTGCATCACAAGAGCCATGCGTCCACATTAGCTCCCCAATTAGGTTAGGAAAGTGCAATATCTGTCAGCAGCGCAGtacaaatgtgtgtgtttttatcaGCTCTGGCCTGTCCGGCACAGAGGCCACAGTAGGCCACGACGCAGGGGGCTGGTTTCAATCAGtcacagcagccaatcaaattacACTGTGTTTTAGTGCAGTGGCTGACTCCAGACTAATGTGATTTCTGCAGCTCCCTGAAGATCAATTGATCAGATCTAATTCACAGCCCTCAAAAAGAGACCAGAAAGGGGGAGTTGGTTGTCTGGCTGTCTCTTGGCAGTCTTTGACTTTGCTTGTTTTGTTGGGAAATGGCCTGAGATGGTCTGATTTATCAGCTGATTTTGGCAATAGTGCTGGAATTGGTCAATCAAAAAAAAGTGTGTTTGTTTGGCTGTAGGTCATGAAATCCTTTggaagggctgtgtgtgtgtgtgtgtgtgtgtgtgtgtgtgtgtgtgtgtgtgtgtgtgtgtgtgtgtgtgtgtgtgtgtgtgtgtgtgtgtgtgtgtgtgtgtgtgtgtgtgtgtgtgtgtgtgtgtgtgtgtgtgtgtgtgtgtgtgtgtgtgtgtgtgtgtgtgtgtgtgtgtgtgtgtgtgtgtgtgtgtgtgtgtgtgtgttagcccaAAGTTTATAATAGGGTGGGTTGGCATTGCACCCTGGAAAGTCACTCAGATAACCACAAGATATTCATAGAAACAAACATTTCAGACAATTACTGGCATTGAAATAAAAACCAACACTATCCAGTAACACAGTCCTTCATCTAGTTGCAAAACGAATTCagtgtcccctctcctcctttttctctcaatttctctgtaacatatacacacatgtatgcaaaactgtacccccccccccacacacacacatacacacacgagcacacacacacacacatgcatatcccccctccacacacacacactcctaatgAGCAGAAATAAATAAACAACACGCCATGTGCACTTGCTAATGAGTACATAGCTCCATAGCTAGCTCCTAACATGActactctcacccctctctcccagttCCATTCCCCTGTATATCTTATCCGTGCCGGACAGAAATAAACAAACAGGCAAGGACATAAAATTCCCTGTACCTCTCCATGTCCGTCAGTCGGGAGGAGTCTCGGAAGCCTTTCGCAAACGGGTTGCTGTCGATCTTCAGCTTGGTTATCTGGGAAGAAAGAGGCCCGCAAACAGATTAGATGCTATTTTCTCCTTTCTCTCAGTCTCAgactcttatccctctccctttctgtctgtctcgctctctctatcttttTCCATGGGATAGCCAGACTAAACACACAAAGGGAGTCAGGGATAACCTGGGTGGCAAAACTGGCTTTAGACAGAGCTGAACACACTCCCTATGCATGTTGTCTGTAAACCAGCCACACAACCCCCTATATTCAACATATTGTCTCTACCCGTAAACACTATCCAGCAACAGAGCACGTCCTCCCTGGTGACCCCTGGGTCACGTTCACTAGGCACCGTACggaagaaaggagaagggagTAAGTGTAGTCAAATACGAAACGCTTGTTTTGGTTTTACGTTGTGTGCATTAATAAATAAGACCCTGGTACAGAACAGTTAAGTAGTGATTTACTGCTCACCAGCTGGTTCTGGTAGGCTGTGACCGCAGTAAAGACAGTCTCGGTGAAAACGAAGGTGCGGAACTCCTCCGACTTGAGGTTGAGAAGGGAGGCGGTGTGGTCCTTCTTCTTGATGATGTGGACCCGGGGCTGGTACTTATGCATGGAGTTTAGTATGAtctatagagacacagagaaggcAAAACACTGGGTtatagatagaggagagagaatgagagaaatgacaggaagtagaaagagagaagcATAGTGATAGAAGAGGCAAGGTGATAGAGTGAGAGAGGATGACTGGGGTGGCAGTAGAGAGGAGTGTGAAAAGATAAACATGTTAACCCCATGGAGTCTGAGAAGTTGGTGAACGTGCAGAGTCACTGGAGAAGAAACTGGATGAGCtctgttcgagactatcctatcaacgggacattaaaacctGTAATATCCTACGTTtctcagagtcgtggctgaacaaggacatggatatACACCATGCTGGTTTTTTGATGCATGGTCAAGACTGGATGGCAGACTCATGTAAGACgaagggaggaggggtgtgtctctttgttaacaacatcTGGTGCACATTCTCTAATGTTAAAGAAGTCTCAAGTTTTTGCTCTCCTgggttagaatacctcatgataagttgCAGACCATACTTctatctatatttttcatagctgtctatttgcCACCACAAAtcccgatgctggcactaagacagcactcaACAAGCTGCATAGAGTTATACTCCAATAAGAAATACACATTCAGAGGCAGAGTTTCTCGTGGCCGGTGATTTTACAGCAGGGAATCTGAAATCCTTTttacatttttaccagcatgtcacttgTGGAACTAGAAGTGACAACTTTAGATCacctttattccacacacagaAATGCTTACAGGGCCCTGcctttggcaaatcagaccataactctatcctcctgcttCCTGCTTACAAGGCCCTCCCTTTGACAAAtcagaccataactctatcctcctgcttcctgcttacaagaccccccctttggcaaatcagaccaTAACTATATCCTCCTGCTTCCGGCTTACAaggccctccctttggcaaatcagaccataactctatcctcctgcttcctgcttacaaggccctccctttggcaaatcagaccaTAACTATATCctcctgcttacaaacaaaaaacactatCAGGAAGTACCTGCCTggaactctacccacacacttacacatacttacactgacatcccaacacacacatacacgtacacacactacatatgcccacacacacataatgtgtactgtacacatgcatactgacaccacacgcacacaaacataaacaccacatacactgctgcagctcagtttattatctatgctgctggctagtcactttaccctcacctacagtgcattcggaaagtattcagaccccgtcactttttccacattttgttacattacagcctgattctaaaattgattaaagtaAATTTGtacccttatcaatctacacacaataccccataatgacaaagcgaaaaacaggtttttagacatttttttaaattaataacAAAAAAacccagaaataccttatttaaataagttttcagaccctttgctattagactcaaaattgagctcaggtgcatcctgtttcatccttgagatgtttcgacagcttgattggagtccacctgtggtgaatttaattgagaggacatgatttggaaaggtacacacacctgtctatataaaggtcccacagttgacagtgcatgtcagagcaaaaaccaggccatgaggtcgaaagaattgtccgtagagctcc is from Oncorhynchus gorbuscha isolate QuinsamMale2020 ecotype Even-year linkage group LG19, OgorEven_v1.0, whole genome shotgun sequence and encodes:
- the LOC124004624 gene encoding T-box transcription factor TBX20 isoform X6 — protein: MEYTSSPKPQLSSRANAFSIAAIMSSGKTKDKETDENTIKPLEQFVEKSSCNQGLGELSSLDGHGDFSGSAPPVCTEPLIPTTPSVPSEEMAKISCSLETKELWDKFHDLGTEMIITKSGRRMFPTIRVSFSGVDPDAKYIVLMDIVPVDNKRYRYAYHRSSWLVAGKADPPLPARLYVHPDSPFTGEQLLKQMVSFEKVKLTNNELDQHGHIILNSMHKYQPRVHIIKKKDHTASLLNLKSEEFRTFVFTETVFTAVTAYQNQLITKLKIDSNPFAKGFRDSSRLTDMERESVESLIHKHSYARSPIRTYAGSAFTASDNLSLSSWVTATSGFSGFQHPQSLSAMGSSSTSMANPLPHPMQGSLPPYSRLGMPLTHSALAGTMQGSGPSFPSFHMPRYHHYFQQGPYAAIQGLRHSSTVMTPFV
- the LOC124004624 gene encoding T-box transcription factor TBX20 isoform X4, translating into MEYTSSPKPQLSSRANAFSIAAIMSSGKTKDKETDENTIKPLEQFVEKSSCNQGLGELSSLDGHGDFSGSAPPVCTEPLIPTTPSVPSEEMAKISCSLETKELWDKFHDLGTEMIITKSGRRMFPTIRVSFSGVDPDAKYIVLMDIVPVDNKRYRYAYHRSSWLVAGKADPPLPARLYVHPDSPFTGEQLLKQMVSFEKVKLTNNELDQHGHIILNSMHKYQPRVHIIKKKDHTASLLNLKSEEFRTFVFTETVFTAVTAYQNQLITKLKIDSNPFAKGFRDSSRLTDMERLLQRHDISWESVESLIHKHSYARSPIRTYAGSAFTASDNLSLSSWVTATSGFSGFQHPQSLSAMGSSSTSMANPLPHPMQGSLPPYSRLGMPLTHSALAGTMQGSGPSFPSFHMPRYHHYFQQGPYAAIQGLRHSSTVMTPFV
- the LOC124004624 gene encoding T-box transcription factor TBX20 isoform X1, translated to MEYTSSPKPQLSSRANAFSIAAIMSSGKTKDKETDENTIKPLEQFVEKSSCNQGLGELSSLDGHGDFSGSAPPVCTEPLIPTTPSVPSEEMAKISCSLETKELWDKFHDLGTEMIITKSGRRMFPTIRVSFSGVDPDAKYIVLMDIVPVDNKRYRYAYHRSSWLVAGKADPPLPARLYVHPDSPFTGEQLLKQMVSFEKVKLTNNELDQHGHIILNSMHKYQPRVHIIKKKDHTASLLNLKSEEFRTFVFTETVFTAVTAYQNQLITKLKIDSNPFAKGFRDSSRLTDMERLLQRHDISWESVESLIHKHSYARSPIRTYAGEEETLGDDSHATHRGSAFTASDNLSLSSWVTATSGFSGFQHPQSLSAMGSSSTSMANPLPHPMQGSLPPYSRLGMPLTHSALAGTMQGSGPSFPSFHMPRYHHYFQQGPYAAIQGLRHSSTVMTPFV
- the LOC124004624 gene encoding T-box transcription factor TBX20 isoform X3 — protein: MEYTSSPKPQLSSRANAFSIAAIMSSGKTKDKETDENTIKPLEQFVEKSSCNQGLGELSSLDGHGDFSGSAPPVCTEPLIPTTPSVPSEEMAKISCSLETKELWDKFHDLGTEMIITKSGRRMFPTIRVSFSGVDPDAKYIVLMDIVPVDNKRYRYAYHRSSWLVAGKADPPLPARLYVHPDSPFTGEQLLKQMVSFEKVKLTNNELDQHGHIILNSMHKYQPRVHIIKKKDHTASLLNLKSEEFRTFVFTETVFTAVTAYQNQLITKLKIDSNPFAKGFRDSSRLTDMERESVESLIHKHSYARSPIRTYAGEEETLGDDSHATHRGSAFTASDNLSLSSWVTATSGFSGFQHPQSLSAMGSSSTSMANPLPHPMQGSLPPYSRLGMPLTHSALAGTMQGSGPSFPSFHMPRYHHYFQQGPYAAIQGLRHSSTVMTPFV
- the LOC124004624 gene encoding T-box transcription factor TBX20 isoform X5; this encodes MEYTSSPKPQLSSRANAFSIAAIMSSGKTKDKETDENTIKPLEQFVEKSSCNQGLGELSSLDGHGDFSGSAPPVCTEPLIPTTPSVPSEEMAKISCSLETKELWDKFHDLGTEMIITKSGRRMFPTIRVSFSGVDPDAKYIVLMDIVPVDNKRYRYAYHRSSWLVAGKADPPLPARLYVHPDSPFTGEQLLKQMVSFEKVKLTNNELDQHGHIILNSMHKYQPRVHIIKKKDHTASLLNLKSEEFRTFVFTETVFTAVTAYQNQLITKLKIDSNPFAKGFRDSSRLTDMESRESVESLIHKHSYARSPIRTYAGSAFTASDNLSLSSWVTATSGFSGFQHPQSLSAMGSSSTSMANPLPHPMQGSLPPYSRLGMPLTHSALAGTMQGSGPSFPSFHMPRYHHYFQQGPYAAIQGLRHSSTVMTPFV
- the LOC124004624 gene encoding T-box transcription factor TBX20 isoform X2, which encodes MEYTSSPKPQLSSRANAFSIAAIMSSGKTKDKETDENTIKPLEQFVEKSSCNQGLGELSSLDGHGDFSGSAPPVCTEPLIPTTPSVPSEEMAKISCSLETKELWDKFHDLGTEMIITKSGRRMFPTIRVSFSGVDPDAKYIVLMDIVPVDNKRYRYAYHRSSWLVAGKADPPLPARLYVHPDSPFTGEQLLKQMVSFEKVKLTNNELDQHGHIILNSMHKYQPRVHIIKKKDHTASLLNLKSEEFRTFVFTETVFTAVTAYQNQLITKLKIDSNPFAKGFRDSSRLTDMESRESVESLIHKHSYARSPIRTYAGEEETLGDDSHATHRGSAFTASDNLSLSSWVTATSGFSGFQHPQSLSAMGSSSTSMANPLPHPMQGSLPPYSRLGMPLTHSALAGTMQGSGPSFPSFHMPRYHHYFQQGPYAAIQGLRHSSTVMTPFV